The proteins below are encoded in one region of Neodiprion virginianus isolate iyNeoVirg1 chromosome 7, iyNeoVirg1.1, whole genome shotgun sequence:
- the LOC124309276 gene encoding probable 39S ribosomal protein L24, mitochondrial, with protein sequence MRLSAFLLTKVGDLTKKVSNLPEKYITDTVEKVYYRTPRAIQYLDRTIKRKNFRFTTNRPWSGPAEFQNSPHKYRKKVFVEPLKDWNFFKGDRVQLLVGRDKGKQGIITQVIQERNWVIVEGLNTHLRRIGKDKDFPGSTVQSEAPLLVTTDVRLVDPSDLDACDVEWRYKPDGQRVRVSCRTGRIIPIPHKSEETVDYKRPTLYKAKQKDTPANVVKEVTFLPELKTFEMDLMDKMGIKEDRTRKPIFWY encoded by the exons atgcGGCTGAGCGCATTCCTCCTCACCAAAGTCGGAGACTTGACTAAGAAAGTCTCAAACTTACCGGAGAAATACATCACCGACACAGTTGAGAAG GTTTACTATCGGACACCGCGTGCAATACAGTATTTGGATCGCACGATAAAGCGTAAGAACTTTCGATTCACGACAAATCGCCCGTGGTCTGGCCCAGCTGAATTCCAAAATTCGCCACATAAATACAGAAAGAAGGTATTCGTTGAACCCTTGAAagattggaattttttcaaaggtGACCGG gTTCAATTATTAGTTGGGCGGGACAAAGGGAAGCAAGGAATAATCACACAGGTGATACAGGAGCGAAACTGGGTTATAGTTGAAGGACTTAATACACATCTAAGACGAATCGGAAAGGATAAGGACTTCCCAGGCAGTACGGTACAGAGCGAAGCCCCCCTTTTAGTTACAACAGACGTACGTCTGGTTGACCCGAGTGATCT AGATGCTTGTGACGTAGAATGGCGGTATAAGCCAGATGGCCAAAGAGTTCGGGTATCGTGTCGAACCGGTCGAATTATTCCAATTCCACACAAGAGTGAAGAAACTGTGGATTACAAGAGACCCACTCTGTACAAAGCAAAGCAGAAAGATACACCAGCAAATGTTGTCAAAGAAGTTACTTTTTTG CCCGAACTCAAGACCTTCGAAATGGACTTGATGGATAAAATGGGTATCAAAGAAGATCGCACGCGAAAGCCCATCTTCTggtattga